One genomic window of Acidobacteriota bacterium includes the following:
- a CDS encoding PadR family transcriptional regulator, with protein MYRKHHHHGGSSIRIFVGEGREGWHMRHARGHGRGHRHGRGGNRRALDHGHLRLLLLQLTAEAPRHGYDLIREIESRTGGAYVPSPGVIYPALETLLDLGWAAAETEGSRRSFRITPEGEAELAAQAEHLAQINARLGALQASDAPEDPEDVRGAMRRLRHAVISAYRERPEDGKRRKAIADILTDAQDRIGKLADD; from the coding sequence ATGTATCGCAAGCATCATCATCACGGCGGATCCTCGATCCGCATTTTCGTCGGCGAAGGCCGGGAGGGCTGGCATATGCGCCACGCACGCGGGCATGGCAGAGGGCATCGGCATGGCCGGGGCGGTAACCGCCGGGCGCTCGACCATGGCCACCTGCGCCTGCTGCTGCTGCAGTTGACCGCGGAGGCGCCGCGCCATGGGTACGACCTGATCCGCGAGATCGAAAGCCGTACCGGCGGCGCCTATGTGCCAAGCCCGGGCGTCATCTATCCGGCGCTGGAGACGCTGCTCGACCTCGGTTGGGCGGCGGCGGAGACCGAAGGCTCGCGCCGCAGTTTCCGCATCACGCCGGAAGGGGAGGCGGAACTCGCGGCCCAGGCAGAGCACCTCGCGCAGATCAATGCGCGGCTCGGTGCGCTCCAGGCGAGCGATGCCCCTGAAGACCCCGAAGACGTTCGCGGCGCCATGCGCCGGTTGCGGCACGCGGTGATCTCGGCTTACCGGGAACGTCCCGAAGACGGCAAGCGCCGCAAGGCGATCGCCGACATCCTGACGGATGCACAGGACCGGATCGGCAAGCTCGCGGACGACTGA
- a CDS encoding phosphodiester glycosidase family protein — protein MFRRFLLAALAAVLSACTQASEGPCETVTYESTPYLVCSFDTQTDDIRLFLRDDTGAPFGQFDRLANYVAGKGGSLVFAMNAGMYHEDRRPVGLYVEEEQSEMGLVTNAGPGNFGMLPNGVFWIDDGEAGVTETLAYAERFKDDPPRFATQSGPMLVVDGELHPVLNPDGTSVRRRNGVGVSADGHRVVFVISDAAVNFHTFARLFRDELDVPNALYLDGAVSKVYAPSLERNESGLDMGPIVGVVRPNLKP, from the coding sequence ATGTTCCGCCGGTTCCTCCTGGCGGCCCTAGCGGCCGTCCTGTCTGCCTGCACCCAGGCCAGTGAAGGTCCGTGCGAGACGGTCACCTATGAAAGTACGCCCTACCTGGTCTGCAGCTTCGACACGCAGACGGACGATATCCGCCTGTTCCTGCGCGACGATACCGGCGCGCCGTTTGGCCAGTTCGACCGGCTCGCGAACTACGTCGCCGGCAAGGGCGGCAGCCTCGTCTTCGCGATGAACGCCGGCATGTACCATGAGGACCGCCGCCCGGTCGGCCTCTATGTCGAGGAAGAACAGTCCGAGATGGGCCTCGTCACCAATGCCGGCCCCGGCAATTTCGGCATGCTCCCGAACGGCGTCTTCTGGATCGATGACGGCGAGGCCGGCGTGACCGAAACCCTTGCTTACGCGGAGCGCTTCAAGGACGACCCGCCCCGCTTCGCGACCCAGTCCGGCCCGATGCTCGTCGTCGACGGCGAGTTGCACCCGGTGCTCAATCCGGATGGCACCAGCGTGCGCCGCCGCAACGGCGTCGGCGTCAGCGCCGACGGTCACCGCGTCGTCTTCGTCATTTCGGATGCGGCCGTGAACTTCCACACCTTCGCCCGCCTGTTCCGCGACGAGCTGGACGTGCCGAACGCGCTTTATCTCGATGGCGCCGTCTCCAAGGTCTATGCGCCCTCGCTCGAGCGCAACGAGTCCGGCCTCGACATGGGCCCCATCGTTGGCGTCGTCCGTCCCAACCTCAAGCCATGA
- a CDS encoding DUF2164 domain-containing protein codes for MKALKLSPERRQRLIDHVRKMFAEDFDESLSDFRAGELVDRMVALIGPGVYNQAVEDVRAHLQGRLDDLGGEVYVDDPA; via the coding sequence ATGAAGGCGCTGAAGCTCTCGCCCGAACGCCGCCAGCGCCTGATCGATCATGTGCGCAAGATGTTCGCGGAAGACTTCGACGAATCCCTCAGCGACTTCCGCGCCGGCGAACTCGTCGACCGCATGGTCGCCCTGATCGGCCCAGGCGTCTACAACCAGGCCGTAGAGGATGTGCGCGCGCATCTTCAGGGCCGCCTCGACGATCTCGGCGGCGAAGTCTACGTCGACGACCCGGCCTGA
- a CDS encoding ArsC family transcriptional regulator: MSIKLFGLKNCDTCKKAVKEIEASGETCEVVDIRAEADLPSLLPRWIAAAGEKLVNRSSTTWRGLSDEDKARASGSSLEGLLLGNPTLIKRPVIEADGEIFIGWTAETKARLG; the protein is encoded by the coding sequence ATGTCCATCAAACTGTTCGGCCTGAAGAACTGCGACACCTGCAAGAAGGCGGTGAAGGAAATCGAAGCCTCCGGCGAGACGTGCGAGGTTGTCGACATCCGCGCCGAGGCCGACTTGCCCTCCCTCCTGCCCCGCTGGATTGCGGCGGCCGGCGAGAAGCTCGTCAACCGCAGCTCGACCACCTGGCGCGGTCTCTCCGACGAAGACAAAGCCCGCGCCTCCGGCTCCAGCCTTGAAGGCCTCCTGCTCGGCAACCCGACCCTGATCAAACGCCCCGTCATCGAAGCGGACGGCGAAATCTTCATCGGCTGGACCGCCGAGACAAAGGCGCGCCTCGGCTAG
- a CDS encoding helix-turn-helix transcriptional regulator codes for MARAKTFSAEQVAEAEAHLDAPSPESDPRVDALVNELIGRVADKWTMLMLEVLQEGGVMRFSEIGRKVDGISQKMLTQTLRLMERDGLVTRTVYAVVPPKVEYALTPRGESLSAAFCGVWVWAERHLAEIEASRAAFDART; via the coding sequence ATGGCGCGCGCGAAAACGTTTTCAGCTGAGCAGGTTGCCGAGGCGGAGGCGCATCTGGATGCGCCGTCACCGGAGTCGGACCCGCGCGTCGATGCGCTGGTCAACGAGCTGATCGGGCGGGTGGCGGACAAGTGGACAATGCTGATGCTGGAAGTGCTGCAGGAGGGCGGCGTGATGCGCTTCTCCGAAATTGGCCGGAAGGTGGACGGCATCAGCCAGAAGATGCTGACGCAGACGCTGCGGCTGATGGAGCGCGACGGGCTGGTGACGCGCACGGTCTATGCGGTGGTGCCGCCAAAGGTGGAGTATGCGCTGACGCCGCGGGGCGAGAGCCTCAGCGCAGCGTTCTGCGGCGTCTGGGTCTGGGCCGAGCGCCATCTCGCGGAGATCGAGGCGTCGCGCGCGGCGTTCGACGCGCGGACCTGA
- a CDS encoding SDR family oxidoreductase, which yields MKMTGNTILITGGGSGIGRELAREFHALGNTVIVAGRTLKSLEETIDGRSGLHARTLDAADAADIQRFAAELARDFPALNVLINNAGIMAREDLLADPVDLAVAEAIVATNILGPIRLTAALLPHLRKQSAAAVMNVTSGLAFVPLTATPTYSASKAALHSWTQSLRYVLRDTSVEVIEIAPPGVQTELTPGQSKRSQYMPLKDYITETMANFTPLPETKENLTGQVKFLRNAEAEGRFDATFKMLNENYQG from the coding sequence ATGAAAATGACCGGCAACACCATCCTCATCACCGGCGGCGGCTCCGGCATCGGCCGCGAGCTTGCCCGCGAATTCCACGCCCTCGGCAACACTGTCATCGTCGCCGGGCGCACGCTCAAATCGCTCGAGGAGACCATCGACGGCCGCTCCGGCTTGCACGCCCGCACACTCGACGCCGCCGACGCCGCTGATATCCAGCGCTTCGCCGCCGAACTGGCGCGCGACTTCCCCGCCCTCAACGTCCTCATCAACAATGCCGGCATCATGGCGCGCGAGGACCTGCTCGCCGACCCCGTCGACCTCGCCGTCGCCGAAGCCATCGTCGCCACCAATATCCTCGGCCCCATCCGCCTCACCGCCGCCCTGCTCCCCCACCTGCGCAAGCAATCCGCCGCCGCCGTGATGAACGTCACCTCCGGCCTCGCCTTCGTCCCGCTGACGGCGACGCCCACCTACAGCGCCTCGAAGGCTGCCCTCCATTCCTGGACACAATCGCTCCGCTACGTCCTGCGGGACACCTCCGTCGAGGTGATCGAGATCGCCCCGCCCGGCGTGCAGACCGAACTCACCCCCGGCCAGTCGAAGCGCAGCCAGTACATGCCGCTGAAGGACTATATCACCGAGACGATGGCGAACTTCACCCCCCTGCCGGAGACGAAGGAAAACCTGACAGGCCAGGTGAAATTCCTCCGCAACGCCGAAGCCGAAGGCCGCTTCGACGCGACCTTCAAGATGCTCAACGAGAACTACCAGGGCTGA